A genomic stretch from Malus domestica chromosome 15, GDT2T_hap1 includes:
- the LOC139191829 gene encoding uncharacterized protein gives MRLEDEESDEEDEAWRNIQYVAAMAASMVCQPTKKQPQWGGSVAGRSYKPRNRAMTHDNLMNNYFNPNSVNPYFRQKLDRAGRPGFPPHQKVTIVLRMMVYASPADAMDDTYGISKSTYLDTLAKFCDTIAHLYKEEYLREPNKKDMDWLLRKAEDCGFPGMIGSLNCIHWNWKNCPT, from the exons ATGAGACtagaagatgaggagtctgatgaagaagatgaagcatggcGCAACATACAATATGTGGCAGCCATGGCTGCGTccatggtgtgtcagccaactaagaaacaacctcaatggggtggctctgttgctggtcgctcttacaaaccacgaaacagagCGATGACTCATGacaatctgatgaacaactacttcaaccctAACTCG gtcaatccatactttcgacAAAAGCTTGACAGAGCAGGCCGCCCTGGTTTCCcacctcatcagaaggttactATTGTACTCCGAATGATGGTTTATGCCTCCCCAGCTGATGCGATGGATGATACATACGGTATATCTAAGTCTACATACCTTGATACTCTTGCTAAATTCTGTGACACAATTGCTCATCTTTACAAAGAGGAGTACCTCCGTGAGCCAAATAAAAAAGATATGGATTGGCTCCTTCGCAAAGCTGAAGATTGTGGCTTTCCtggcatgatagggtcattaaACTGCATCCATTGGAattggaagaactgtcccacCTGA
- the LOC103451302 gene encoding 8-amino-7-oxononanoate synthase isoform X1, which produces MRHWDQWVEEALHKLDRLQLLRSLRPIYLHNGPTQEAQKSAEDEFNVFDEMQTWDRSSVEVHIPEPTFEKWLHDIPSSGDEEGTQKFKKLLLFSGNDYLGLSSHPTIGKAAAKAALEHGMGPRGSALICGYTDYHRRLESCLADLKKKEDCLLCPTGFAANMALMVALGNVGSLLSAGKMPLTNEKIAVFSDALNHASIIDGIRLAERQKSVEIFIYRHCDMAHLNALLSSCTMRKKVVVTDSLFSMDGDFAPITELVKLRREHDFLLVIDDAHGTFVCGKNGGGVAEEYNCEGDVDICVGTLSKAAGCHGGFIACSKRWKQFIQSRGRSFIFSTATPVPIAAAAHAAVFVARKETWRRREIWNRVKDFRALTGIPINSPIISLIVGSEEKALQASQSLLKSGFHVTAIRPPTVPPNSCRSLTNLLYTFRSATVHLQVTCDIERNAHEERCREVHSCTLPLRQFPRNWHPWLKWICKALGFSFARFQ; this is translated from the exons ATGAGGCATTGGGACCAGTGGGTCGAAGAGGCTCTTCACAAGCTTGATCGTCTGCAGCTTCTTCGTTCTCTCAGACCCATTTACCTCCATAATGGACCAACCCAAGAAGCCCAGAAATCTGCCGAAGATGAATTCAATGTGTTCGATGAAATGCAGACATGGGACCGCTCGTCTGTGGAGGTTCACATTCCCGAACCCACATTCGAAAAATGGCTCCATGACATTCCCAGTTCCG GAGATGAGGAAGGTACCCAGAAGTTTAAAAAGCTGCTACTTTTCTCTGGAAATGACTATTTAGGCTTGAGTTCACATCCTACTATTGGAAAAGCTGCTGCTAAG GCAGCGCTAGAACACGGAATGGGCCCGAGGGGTTCTGCTTTAATTTGTGGATACACTGATTACCATAGgcgattggagtcatgcttagCAGACTTAAAGAAGAAAGAG GATTGCCTTCTTTGTCCCACAGGGTTTGCAGCCAATATGGCCTTGATGGTAGCTTTGGGAAATGTTGGCTCTCTTTTGTCCGCTGGAAAAATGCCTTTAACTAATGAAAAGATTGCAGTTTTTTCTGATGCACTGAACCATGCGTCAATAATCGATGGTATTCGTCTTGCTGAACGACAAAAATCTGTAGAGATATTCATCTATAGACATTGTGACATGGCACACCTTAATGCGTTGTT ATCAAGTTGCACAATGAGGAAGAAAGTCGTTGTGACTGATAG CTTGTTTAGTATGGACGGAGACTTTGCACCAATCACTGAGCTTGTGAAGCTACGCAGGGAGCATGACTTTCTGTTAGTTATTGATGAT GCTCATGGAACATTTGTTTGTGGAAAAAATGGTGGTGGAGTGGCTGAGGAATACAATTGTGAAGGTGATGTTGACATATGCGTCGGGACTTTGAGTAAGGCTGCAGGTTGCCATGGCGGATTCATCGCATGCAG CAAAAGGTGGAAGCAATTCATACAATCAAGGGGTCGCTCTTTTATATTTTCAACTGCTACGCCAGTACCAATTGCTGCTGCTGCTCATg CTGCTGTTTTTGTGGCAAGAAAGGAAACATGGCGTAGAAGGGAAATTTGGAATCGGGTGAAAGACTTTCGTGCTCTCACTGGAATTCCCATCAACAGTCCCATAATATCGCTCATAGTAGGGAGCGAAGAGAAGGCTCTGCAAGCCAGCCA GAGTTTGCTAAAATCTGGCTTCCATGTGACTGCAATCAGACCCCCAACGGTGCCACCCAACTCATGCAGGTCTCTGACAAATCTTCTTTACACTTTCCGTTCTGCTACAGTGCATTTACAA GTTACGTGTGACATTGAGCGCAACGCACACGAGGAACGATGTCGAGAGGTTCACAGCTGCACTCTCCCGTTGCGTCAATTTCCAAGAAATTGGCATCCATGGCTCAAATGGATATGCAAGGCTTTAGGATTTTCATTCGCTAGATTCCAATAG
- the LOC103451302 gene encoding 8-amino-7-oxononanoate synthase isoform X2, whose translation MRHWDQWVEEALHKLDRLQLLRSLRPIYLHNGPTQEAQKSAEDEFNVFDEMQTWDRSSVEVHIPEPTFEKWLHDIPSSGDEEGTQKFKKLLLFSGNDYLGLSSHPTIGKAAAKAALEHGMGPRGSALICGYTDYHRRLESCLADLKKKEDCLLCPTGFAANMALMVALGNVGSLLSAGKMPLTNEKIAVFSDALNHASIIDGIRLAERQKSVEIFIYRHCDMAHLNALLSSCTMRKKVVVTDSLFSMDGDFAPITELVKLRREHDFLLVIDDAHGTFVCGKNGGGVAEEYNCEGDVDICVGTLSKAAGCHGGFIACSKRWKQFIQSRGRSFIFSTATPVPIAAAAHAAVFVARKETWRRREIWNRVKDFRALTGIPINSPIISLIVGSEEKALQASQSLLKSGFHVTAIRPPTVPPNSCRLRVTLSATHTRNDVERFTAALSRCVNFQEIGIHGSNGYARL comes from the exons ATGAGGCATTGGGACCAGTGGGTCGAAGAGGCTCTTCACAAGCTTGATCGTCTGCAGCTTCTTCGTTCTCTCAGACCCATTTACCTCCATAATGGACCAACCCAAGAAGCCCAGAAATCTGCCGAAGATGAATTCAATGTGTTCGATGAAATGCAGACATGGGACCGCTCGTCTGTGGAGGTTCACATTCCCGAACCCACATTCGAAAAATGGCTCCATGACATTCCCAGTTCCG GAGATGAGGAAGGTACCCAGAAGTTTAAAAAGCTGCTACTTTTCTCTGGAAATGACTATTTAGGCTTGAGTTCACATCCTACTATTGGAAAAGCTGCTGCTAAG GCAGCGCTAGAACACGGAATGGGCCCGAGGGGTTCTGCTTTAATTTGTGGATACACTGATTACCATAGgcgattggagtcatgcttagCAGACTTAAAGAAGAAAGAG GATTGCCTTCTTTGTCCCACAGGGTTTGCAGCCAATATGGCCTTGATGGTAGCTTTGGGAAATGTTGGCTCTCTTTTGTCCGCTGGAAAAATGCCTTTAACTAATGAAAAGATTGCAGTTTTTTCTGATGCACTGAACCATGCGTCAATAATCGATGGTATTCGTCTTGCTGAACGACAAAAATCTGTAGAGATATTCATCTATAGACATTGTGACATGGCACACCTTAATGCGTTGTT ATCAAGTTGCACAATGAGGAAGAAAGTCGTTGTGACTGATAG CTTGTTTAGTATGGACGGAGACTTTGCACCAATCACTGAGCTTGTGAAGCTACGCAGGGAGCATGACTTTCTGTTAGTTATTGATGAT GCTCATGGAACATTTGTTTGTGGAAAAAATGGTGGTGGAGTGGCTGAGGAATACAATTGTGAAGGTGATGTTGACATATGCGTCGGGACTTTGAGTAAGGCTGCAGGTTGCCATGGCGGATTCATCGCATGCAG CAAAAGGTGGAAGCAATTCATACAATCAAGGGGTCGCTCTTTTATATTTTCAACTGCTACGCCAGTACCAATTGCTGCTGCTGCTCATg CTGCTGTTTTTGTGGCAAGAAAGGAAACATGGCGTAGAAGGGAAATTTGGAATCGGGTGAAAGACTTTCGTGCTCTCACTGGAATTCCCATCAACAGTCCCATAATATCGCTCATAGTAGGGAGCGAAGAGAAGGCTCTGCAAGCCAGCCA GAGTTTGCTAAAATCTGGCTTCCATGTGACTGCAATCAGACCCCCAACGGTGCCACCCAACTCATGCAG GTTACGTGTGACATTGAGCGCAACGCACACGAGGAACGATGTCGAGAGGTTCACAGCTGCACTCTCCCGTTGCGTCAATTTCCAAGAAATTGGCATCCATGGCTCAAATGGATATGCAAGGCTTTAG